In Daphnia pulex isolate KAP4 chromosome 7, ASM2113471v1, one genomic interval encodes:
- the LOC124197972 gene encoding uncharacterized protein LOC124197972, translating into MASFKIVLLLSVLAFASAYKPGTTTTTVTTTVTTVSADEGDEGILSSHDRSVIRKTWDQAKKDGDVAPQVLYRFVTAHPEYQKMFSKFATVPQNELLGNGNFLAQAYTILAGLNVVVQSLSSQELLASQLNALGGAHQARGATPIMFEQFGEILTGVLSEELGSAFNAEAQSAWKSGLAALVAGISKTLKKSEDLVDPQTKLSGHMIGDVQRSWENIRGDRNAMVSSIFVKLFKETPRIQKFFTKFANVAVDALAGNADYEKQVALVADRLDTMIAAMDDKLQLLGNVNYMRYTHAARSIPRGVWEDFGRLLLDVLNAKSVSSDDLDSWKGVLAVFVNGISPKK; encoded by the exons ATGGCTTCTTTCAAGatcgtcctcctcctcagCGTGCTCGCTTTTGCCAGCGCTTACAAG CCtggaaccaccaccaccactgtcACCACCACCGTCACCACCGTCTCTGCTGATGAAGGAGATGAAGGAATCCTGAGCTCTCACGACCGCAGTGTCATCCGCAAGACCTGGGACCAAGCCAAGAAGGACGGCGATGTCGCTCCCCAAGTTCTTTACCG TTTCGTCACTGCCCACCCCGAATACCAAAAGATGTTCAGCAAGTTCGCCACTGTTCCCCAGAACGAACTTTTGGGCAACGGAAACTTCTTGGCCCAGGCCTACACCATCTTGGCCGGTTTGAACGTTGTCGTCCAGTCCCTGTCCAGCCAGGAACTTTTGGCCAGCCAATTGAACGCTCTCGGCGGAGCTCACCAGGCCCGTGGAGCCACCCCCATCATGTTCGAG caaTTCGGCGAAATCTTGACCGGAGTCCTTTCTGAAGAGCTCGGCAGCGCCTTCAACGCTGAGGCCCAGAGCGCCTGGAAAAGCGGACTCGCCGCTTTGGTTGCCGGAATCTCCAAGACCCTCAA GAAATCCGAAGATTTGGTTGATCCCCAAACCAAATTGTCTGGTCACATGATCGGTGATGTTCAGAGGTCATGGGAAAACATCCGCGGGGATCGCAACGCTATGGTCTCATCCATCTTCGTCAA GCTCTTCAAGGAGACTCCCCGCATCCAGAAATTCTTCACCAAGTTCGCCAATGTCGCTGTCGACGCTTTGGCCGGTAATGCCGATTACGAGAAGCAAGTCGCCCTCGTCGCTGACCGTCTGGACACCATGATCGCTGCCATGGACGACAAATTGCAACTTTTGGGCAACGTCAACTACATGCGCTACACCCACGCCGCCCGCAGTATTCCCCGTGGAGTTTGGGAG GACTTCGGCCGTCTTCTCCTTGACGTTCTCAATGCTAAGAGTGTTTCTTCTGACGATTTGGACTCGTGGAAGGGTGTTTTGGCCGTTTTCGTCAACGGAATTTCTcccaagaaataa
- the LOC124197971 gene encoding uncharacterized protein LOC124197971, with product MASFKIVLLLSVLAFACAYKPGTTTTTVTTSVTTVSADEGDEGILSSHDRSVIRKTWDQAKKDGDVAPQVLYRFVTAHPEYQKMFSKFASVPQNELLGNGNFLAQAYTILAGLNVVVQSLSSQELLANQLNALGGAHQARGATPIMFEQFGEILTGVLAEELGSAFNAEAKSAWKSGLAALVAGISKTLKKSEDLADPQTKLSPHQIRDVQRTWENIRGDRNAMVSDIFVKLFKETPRIQKFFTKFANVAVDALAGNADYEKQVALVADRLDTMIAAMDDKLQLLGNVNYMRYTHTARSIPRGPWEDFGRLLVESLAAKGVSSDDLDSWKGVLAVFVNGISPKN from the exons ATGGCTTCTTTCAAGatcgtcctcctcctcagCGTTCTGGCTTTTGCATGCGCTTACAAG CCTGGAACTACCACAACCACCGTCACCACCAGCGTTACCACCGTCTCTGCTGATGAAGGAGATGAAGGAATCTTGAGCTCTCACGATCGCAGTGTCATCCGCAAGACCTGGGACCAAGCCAAGAAGGACGGTGATGTCGCTCCCCAAGTTCTTTACCG TTTCGTCACTGCCCACCCCGAATACCAAAAGATGTTCAGCAAGTTCGCCTCTGTTCCCCAGAACGAACTTTTGGGCAACGGAAACTTCTTGGCCCAGGCTTACACCATCTTGGCCGGTTTGAATGTCGTCGTCCAGTCCCTGTCCAGCCAGGAACTTTTGGCCAACCAATTGAACGCCCTCGGTGGTGCTCACCAGGCTCGCGGAGCAACTCCCATCATGTTCGAG caaTTCGGCGAAATCTTGACCGGAGTCCTTGCTGAAGAGCTCGGCAGCGCCTTCAACGCTGAGGCCAAGAGCGCCTGGAAGAGCGGACTCGCTGCTTTGGTTGCCGGAATCTCCAAGACACTCAA GAAATCCGAGGATTTGGCCGATCCCCAAACCAAATTGTCTCCTCACCAGATCCGTGACGTTCAAAGGACCTGGGAGAACATCCGCGGAGATCGCAACGCAATGGTCTCCGACATCTTCGTCAA GCTCTTCAAGGAGACTCCCCGCATCCAGAAATTCTTCACCAAGTTCGCCAATGTCGCTGTCGACGCTTTGGCCGGTAATGCCGATTACGAGAAGCAAGTCGCCCTCGTCGCTGACCGTCTGGACACCATGATCGCTGCCATGGACGACAAATTGCAACTTTTGGGCAACGTCAACTACATGCGCTACACCCACACCGCCCGTAGCATTCCCCGTGGACCTTGGGAG GACTTCGGCCGTCTCCTCGTCGAGTCTTTGGCTGCTAAGGGTGTTTCTTCTGACGATTTGGACTCGTGGAAGGGTGTTTTGGCCGTTTTCGTCAACGGAATTTCTCCCAAGAACtaa
- the LOC124197970 gene encoding uncharacterized protein LOC124197970 — MASFKIVLLLSVLAFACAYKPGTTTTTVTTTVTTVSADEGDEGILSSHDRSVIRKTWDQAKKDGDVAPQVLYRFVTAHPEYQKMFSKFASVPQNELLGNGNFLAQAYTILAGLNVVIQSLSSQELLANQLNALGGAHQARGATPIMFEQFGEILTGVLSEELGSAFNAEAQSAWKSGLAALVAGISKTLKKSEDLVDPQTKLSPHQIRDVQRTWENIRGDRNAMVSSIFIKLFKETPRIHKHFTKFANVAVDALAGNADYEKQVALVADRLDTMIAAMDDKLQLLGNVNYMRYTHTARSIPRGPWEDFGRLLLDVLSAKGVASDDLDSWKGVLAVFANGISPKN; from the exons ATGGCTTCTTTCAAGatcgtcctcctcctcagCGTGCTCGCTTTTGCCTGCGCTTACAAG CCtggaaccaccaccaccactgtcACCACCACCGTCACCACCGTCTCTGCTGATGAAGGAGATGAAGGAATCTTGAGCTCTCACGACCGCAGTGTCATCCGCAAGACCTGGGACCAAGCCAAGAAGGATGGTGATGTCGCTCCCCAAGTTCTTTACCG TTTCGTCACTGCCCACCCCGAATACCAAAAGATGTTCAGCAAGTTCGCCTCTGTTCCCCAGAACGAACTTTTGGGCAACGGAAATTTCTTGGCCCAGGCTTACACCATCTTGGCCGGTTTGAACGTCGTCATCCAGTCCCTGTCCAGCCAGGAACTTTTGGCCAACCAATTGAACGCTCTCGGTGGTGCTCACCAGGCTCGTGGAGCCACCCCCATCATGTTCGAG CAATTCGGCGAAATCTTGACCGGAGTCCTTTCTGAAGAGCTCGGCAGCGCCTTCAACGCTGAGGCCCAGAGCGCCTGGAAGAGCGGACTCGCCGCTTTGGTTGCCGGAATCTCCAAGACCCTCAA GAAATCCGAGGATTTGGTTGATCCCCAAACCAAATTGTCCCCTCACCAGATCCGTGACGTTCAAAGAACCTGGGAAAACATCCGCGGAGATCGCAACGCTATGGTCTCATCCATCTTCATCAA GCTCTTCAAGGAGACTCCCCGCATTCATAAGCACTTCACCAAGTTCGCCAATGTCGCTGTCGACGCTTTGGCCGGTAATGCCGATTACGAGAAGCAAGTCGCTTTGGTCGCTGACCGTCTGGACACCATGATCGCTGCCATGGACGACAAATTGCAACTTTTGGGCAACGTCAACTACATGCGTTACACCCACACCGCCCGTAGCATTCCCCGTGGACCTTGGGAG GACTTCGGCCGCCTTCTCCTTGATGTTCTCTCCGCTAAGGGTGTTGCTTCTGATGATTTGGATTCATGGAAGGGTGTTTTGGCCGTTTTCGCCAACGGAATTTCTCCCAAAAACTAA